The proteins below are encoded in one region of Helianthus annuus cultivar XRQ/B chromosome 2, HanXRQr2.0-SUNRISE, whole genome shotgun sequence:
- the LOC110880629 gene encoding protein NYNRIN-like — translation MLEDIEETFQRLREYNIKLNPKKCSFGVEEGKFLGVVVTRDGFKANPEKVAAIARMPSPRTLKEAQALNGRLVAINRFLARHAEKSLPFIKTLKDCLNKKNFKWTSEAEKALQDMKRFIEGLPMLTAPRPNEVLKMYLAAAHTTVSAVLMVERDGRQKPIYYISQVLAGPETRYPTLEKLVLALVHATRRLRRYFQAHRVQVLTNFPLQQVLHKPEISGRLAKWAIELGALDIEYQKRTAVKGQVIADFLAEIPEGEAIVDSVVQDIPESSTARQTWKLYTDGSSSGKGSGAGLMLVSPDEIRLMYALRFDFECSNNEAEYGALLAGLRMAKSMGAARVDAYVDSLLVNNQVKETYEAKDESMAKYLAKTKELMDSFDNVTLNHIHRSKNQIADALSKLATSGMEKEVKVETLHTPSIEPRNVSAVAAEEPCWYTLVLRFLETGELPPAKGEAQKIQTKALQYEVNNAVLYRKSYLGPLLRCVSPTEAKYLISEIHAGLCGIHAGPRAVVAKVHNAGYYWPGMHEDAVIELRKCRSCQKFAPQTIRPKNSLVPVTAAWPFQKWAVDIVGPFPPAPGKLKYLIVAVDYFTKWVEAKPLAKITADNAKKFLWEHIVCRFGLPLYLVSDNGTQFTDRVFQNNGAPTSKSNKSSHQ, via the coding sequence ATGTTAGAAGACATCGAGGAAACTTTTCAGAGGCTTAGAGAGTATAACATTAAACTAAACCCGAAGAAATGCTCTTTTGGggtggaagaagggaagttcctAGGGGTAGTTGTCACCCGAGATGGTTTCAAAGCTAACCCAGAAAAGGTGGCCGCCATAGCGCGGATGCCTTCCCCACGAACATTGAAGGAAGCCCAAGCTTTAAATGGACGGCTAGTAGCGATCAACAGGTTCCTGGCAAGGCATGCCGAAAAATCCTTGCCTTTCATAAAAACGTTGAAAGATTGCCTCAACAAGAAAAATTTCAAGTGGACCAGCGAAGCGGAAAAAGCCTTGCAAGACATGAAACGCTTCATAGAAGGATTACCCATGCTGACAGCACCAAGGCCCAATGAGGTGTTAAAGATGTATTTAGCGGCAGCTCATACCACAGTAAGCGCTGTGCTTATGGTTGAGCGAGACGGAAGACAAAAACCAATATATTACATCAGCCAGGTATTAGCGGGACCCGAAACGCGATATCCGACTTTGGAAAAGCTGGTCTTGGCACTTGTACACGCCACGCGGCGATTGAGAAGATATTTCCAAGCACACCGCGTACAGGTCCTAACCAACTTCCCACTTCAACAAGTCCTGCACAAGCCAGAGATCTCTGGTAGATTGGCCAAGTGGGCAATTGAACTAGGTGCTTTGGATATTGAATACCAGAAACGAACAGCAGTTAAGGGACAAGTAATCGCCGACTTTCTAGCCGAAATCCCCGAAGGAGAAGCTATCGTGGACTCAGTCGTCCAGGACATCCCAGAATCCAGCACTGCCCGGCAGACCTGGAAACTATACACCGATGGGTCATCAAGTGGAAAAGGATCTGGAGCCGGCTTAATGTTGGTAAGTCCAGACGAGATCAGGCTGATGTATGCCTTACGTTTCGATTTCGAATGTTCTAACAATGAAGCGGAATACGGGGCACTACTAGCAGGCTTAAGAATGGCGAAATCTATGGGAGCAGCAAGGGTAGACGCGTATGTTGATTCGCTACTGGTCAACAATCAGGTAAAGGAAACGTAtgaagccaaagatgaatcaatgGCAAAATACCTGGCGAAAACAAAGGAACTCATGGATTCTTTTGATAACGTCACGCTCAATCACATACATAGAAGTAAGAACCAGATAGCAGATGCTCTCAGCAAACTCGCCACCTCAGGTATGGAAAAAGAAGTCAAAGTCGAAACGCTGCACACACCCTCAATCGAACCGCGGAATGTTTCCGCCGTTGCAGCGGAAGAACCTTGTTGGTACACTCTGGTGTTACGATTCCTTGAAACAGGGGAGCTACCTCCCGCCAAGGGCGAAGCACAGAAGATACAAACAAAAGCGTTGCAATATGAGGTCAATAACGCCGTCCTATATAGAAAGTCTTACCTGGGACCGCTGTTACGATGTGTCTCCCCAACAGAAGCAAAGTATCTCATCAGCGAGATTCATGCAGGTCTATGTGGCATTCACGCCGGACCCCGGGCGGTGGTGGCCAAAGTCCATAAcgcaggatattattggcctggGATGCACGAAGACGCTGTGATAGAACTTCGGAAATGCCGTAGTTGCCAGAAATTCGCTCCTCAAACAATAAGGCCCAAGAACAGCCTAGTACCAGTAACAGCAGCATGGCCTTTCCAGAAATGGGCCGTTGATATCGTGGGACCTTTCCCGCCGGCTCCCGGAAAGCTAAAGTACTTAATTGTGGCcgttgattacttcaccaagtgggtggaagctAAGCCTTTAGCCAAAATCACGGCggataacgccaaaaaattcctCTGGGAACACATAGTATGCCGGTTTGGATTGCCGCTATACCTGGTAAGCGACAATGGAACACAATTTACAGATAGAGTTTTTCAAAATAATGGTGCGCCAACCTCCAAATCCAACAAATCTTCACATCAGTAG